A single Oligoflexia bacterium DNA region contains:
- a CDS encoding NAD-dependent epimerase/dehydratase family protein has protein sequence MKILVTGGNGFLGSWIVRALVNKGHVVRVLHRKSSVMNSLKNISYESALGDVTEYSTVLEAACGMDAIFHAAAVIAYSPLERTLMERVNVYGTENVVRAAIDAKVQKFVHTSSVVAVGATLEPRLLHEESPYEMSQYNFGYYETKFHAEELIRSAVRSGKLDAVIVNPSIMFGPGDAVKGSRKTHLKVASGLIPFYPTGGINIADVEDVVEGHILALKKGRAGERYILGGDNILVKDLFDLLAQFGGHRAPMIPLSSIILRSLARVTELAERYSYKINIPVESAIASTMYHWYDLSKARKELGYNPKPAYGAVKKSVQWCFENGYLTPGPRLKI, from the coding sequence ATGAAAATTCTTGTCACGGGTGGAAATGGATTTTTAGGAAGTTGGATAGTTCGTGCTCTAGTAAATAAGGGGCATGTTGTTCGCGTGCTGCATCGTAAGTCTAGTGTGATGAATTCATTAAAAAACATTTCATATGAATCAGCTCTTGGCGATGTCACAGAGTATTCAACTGTTCTTGAAGCTGCCTGTGGTATGGACGCTATTTTTCATGCAGCAGCAGTCATTGCATACTCACCCCTTGAGCGTACACTCATGGAAAGAGTTAATGTTTATGGTACAGAAAATGTTGTGCGTGCTGCGATCGATGCAAAGGTGCAGAAGTTTGTGCACACCAGCAGTGTAGTAGCAGTGGGTGCGACATTAGAGCCTCGTTTACTACATGAAGAGAGTCCTTATGAAATGTCGCAATATAATTTTGGTTATTATGAAACAAAGTTTCATGCTGAAGAATTAATTCGAAGTGCTGTGCGCTCTGGTAAACTTGATGCTGTCATTGTGAATCCTAGTATAATGTTTGGCCCTGGTGATGCCGTGAAGGGTTCACGTAAAACTCATCTCAAAGTTGCTAGTGGTTTAATACCCTTTTACCCCACAGGTGGGATCAACATCGCTGATGTAGAAGATGTTGTAGAGGGGCATATCTTAGCTCTAAAAAAAGGACGTGCTGGAGAAAGATATATTTTGGGCGGCGATAATATTTTAGTTAAAGACCTATTTGATTTGCTTGCCCAATTTGGAGGCCATCGTGCTCCGATGATTCCATTATCTAGTATTATACTTAGAAGTCTTGCTCGAGTGACAGAATTGGCTGAGAGATACAGTTATAAAATAAATATCCCCGTAGAATCAGCAATCGCTAGTACCATGTATCATTGGTATGATCTCTCCAAAGCTAGAAAAGAATTGGGCTACAACCCCAAACCCGCTTATGGCGCTGTCAAAAAAAGTGTTCAATGGTGTTTTGAAAATGGATATTTAACACCAGGGCCAAGACTCAAAATATAA